aataagtatttGTTTGATTCCCTTAGAAAAACCATCAAACAAATAATAGAAGAATGGGAAAGCTTATTAGATTTTTTTAGATGTGAGACTGCGGGTGATGAAAATACTTGTTGtcttaattttatttattggATTTATGGTAAAATTAAGGATAGTAATTTAAATGTCGATTATATTAAGGAAATTTACAATAATTTAGATGAGTTTGTCAAACAAAATTGCTTTGGTTATGATGCGGAAAAACCtgaaaaattctttaaaaaatacgtaaaagcatatgataaaaaagtgttaaaacgtaagaaagaattatatgattttgTACAGTTTTATGAAAGAGTAAAATCTAAATTAGATGCTGTACACTCAAAAAGGAAGGTCATGTGCGACTACAtaagttacatttttaaaatgtacgaAGAAATGAGACGTGATTGCAGTTCAATAAAATCTGAATGGTATGAagatgaaatgaaaaattttatagaaatgttaaagaaaaataatgagTTAACTTTATTAGAAAGTAAATGTGGTGATATTACTAAAGGATTAATATTAGACGACAACATTGAAGCCTTGTGTCCCTCAAACAATGAGTCAGCTGCAagcaaaaagggacaaaTACTTAAATCACctcaagaggaagaaaagttTAATTTATCTGCAGTCCCtaaagtaaatatataaatatagcTCGTcgctttttttatcattgtCAACTTGTTTgtttcatattatataaattaactttttcgttaaaacatttaaaaaaacagttaTTCAGATAATGTACTCATGTATTTAcataacactttttttcagGTAAATATGCAGAGTGATGTTTCAAATCAGTtaccttcaaaaaaaatatgtgaagaaatggataaaaataacaatccTGACCTTAACATTACTGATTGTAATGTGTTTAAAGATCAAATAGGTAAATCGCTTTGTGCACAtaccataaaaaattttaaaaaaattaacaaaatagaaGATCGAGAACAGCACAATGATTACTGTTTACATTTTATGTATTGGTTATATGGTAAAATAggggaaaattatataaataaatccAGTAACATTCTCGAAGATCCAGAAATTAGTAAATTTGTGCATTTAATAGTTTCTCTTAATAATAAATCAAGTAAATATTACTGCTACTATAATTCTGAGAACAATTTAGAGGAATGGAAAGAAATAATTGATTTAAtagattattttaaaattcacaATAATATTGATAATACAAAATCTTGCGATGACAATGCATGTGCAAAGAATTGTGAATACTTTAGTAATATTAGCAATCTGTACAAAAGGCATAAAAGGCAATGTTGCACTTACTTTTATTACGGTGATCATTTTAATAACTGCACgcattattttaaatg
Above is a genomic segment from Plasmodium vivax chromosome 2, whole genome shotgun sequence containing:
- a CDS encoding variable surface protein Vir22/23-related (encoded by transcript PVX_081850A); this encodes MAQNIVDQALSVLKEGNYTVRAATKLIFFYDIFDTDFDNFYKIKLCNGCDKNKYLFDSLRKTIKQIIEEWESLLDFFRCETAGDENTCCLNFIYWIYGKIKDSNLNVDYIKEIYNNLDEFVKQNCFGYDAEKPEKFFKKYVKAYDKKVLKRKKELYDFVQFYERVKSKLDAVHSKRKVMCDYISYIFKMYEEMRRDCSSIKSEWYEDEMKNFIEMLKKNNELTLLESKCGDITKGLILDDNIEALCPSNNESAASKKGQILKSPQEEEKFNLSAVPKVNMQSDVSNQLPSKKICEEMDKNNNPDLNITDCNVFKDQIGKSLCAHTIKNFKKINKIEDREQHNDYCLHFMYWLYGKIGENYINKSSNILEDPEISKFVHLIVSLNNKSSKYYCYYNSENNLEEWKEIIDLIDYFKIHNNIDNTKSCDDNACAKNCEYFSNISNLYKRHKRQCCTYFYYGDHFNNCTHYFKCDDKYSPDSMLTRLKCPVNENEKDINEEDEVVGFDQNVILQSLDSLKRFNQSKNICDGIMCDTFSKFAFLAFSFLGVLVTFFVFYKFTPLGIWLNRKGFKKNKARYDYYEESPQQLLENNSKPVQRNMQNGRIRIAYQS